The following proteins are encoded in a genomic region of Lujinxingia vulgaris:
- a CDS encoding N-6 DNA methylase, producing MKGEKKVEGLGARLGSELLCAALASAVRDAAARWGCALEEVGEAIADVVEGDVASMIGAVMGAAAEGRKGEVQDREKGGAWDGYLSDEARRAHGVHFTPDAVAQRLVGLLDDLATPGPIVDPACGAGALLLAADRRWPRRALVGVERDPLLAMVAALRLLDARRGREHAGVRIVVGDGLAPLPDALDGRVAAVVMNPPYVPEKGHGEALAAVLRAHPRFEDVRGTRADLLYYFLARSVEMLAPAGQAAWLTPPHWLRADGACRLRAWLLKRGAMERFAWCEARGVFDATPGQEVLLSAFRRGEALREPRWRAEVILDGTQGDASAGWQKVQPQSLGEARWSPRADAKVLGWGARRKRQGRPLGELVRDFQGVVSGADRVTRRHERNFGGEYGWEVGAPIFLSESAHPPERWEPLLPYVRPVLRSGRLEAGRTYETEVAHAWMLYLDGEVDAAHLPAVEAVLGPYRPILEARREVRLGKMPWYRLHWPRDARAMRTPKLVVPRRAKHPCFALDLSGAVVSSDCTFLVAPDHVQDTRRYLRALMAELNSEETERYLRVFGKRKGELLEFYSSPLRELPVVGWPAVE from the coding sequence GTGAAAGGGGAGAAAAAAGTCGAGGGGTTGGGGGCCCGGTTGGGGTCTGAGTTGCTGTGTGCGGCGCTGGCCTCGGCGGTGCGTGATGCGGCGGCACGGTGGGGCTGCGCGCTGGAAGAGGTTGGGGAGGCGATCGCCGATGTGGTGGAGGGAGACGTAGCGTCGATGATTGGCGCGGTGATGGGGGCGGCGGCCGAGGGGCGTAAAGGGGAGGTTCAAGATCGGGAGAAAGGTGGGGCGTGGGACGGGTATCTCAGCGATGAGGCGCGGCGGGCCCATGGCGTTCATTTTACGCCGGATGCGGTGGCGCAGCGCCTGGTGGGACTGCTGGATGATCTTGCGACGCCCGGGCCGATCGTCGATCCGGCCTGTGGCGCCGGCGCCTTATTGCTGGCCGCCGACAGGCGCTGGCCCCGGCGGGCGCTGGTAGGGGTGGAGCGTGATCCGCTGCTGGCGATGGTCGCCGCATTGCGACTTCTGGACGCGCGCCGCGGGCGCGAACATGCCGGGGTGCGCATCGTTGTGGGTGATGGCCTGGCCCCTTTGCCCGATGCACTGGATGGGCGCGTGGCTGCGGTGGTGATGAACCCGCCCTACGTCCCGGAGAAAGGGCACGGGGAGGCGCTTGCCGCGGTGCTGCGCGCGCATCCGCGATTTGAAGATGTGCGCGGCACGCGCGCCGATCTTCTCTATTACTTCCTGGCGCGCTCGGTGGAGATGCTGGCACCCGCCGGGCAGGCCGCCTGGCTGACGCCGCCGCACTGGCTTCGGGCCGACGGCGCGTGCCGGCTGCGTGCCTGGTTGCTAAAGCGCGGGGCGATGGAGCGTTTTGCGTGGTGCGAGGCCCGGGGCGTCTTTGATGCGACGCCGGGTCAGGAGGTGCTGCTCAGCGCGTTTCGCCGTGGTGAGGCGCTGCGCGAGCCACGCTGGCGTGCGGAGGTTATTTTGGACGGTACCCAGGGCGATGCGTCTGCAGGCTGGCAAAAGGTACAGCCCCAGAGCCTCGGTGAGGCTCGCTGGAGCCCGCGCGCCGACGCGAAGGTGCTGGGGTGGGGCGCTCGCCGAAAACGCCAGGGGCGGCCCCTCGGTGAGCTGGTGCGTGATTTTCAGGGGGTTGTCAGCGGTGCGGATCGGGTGACGCGGCGTCACGAGCGCAACTTTGGAGGTGAGTATGGCTGGGAGGTGGGCGCGCCGATCTTTTTAAGTGAGAGCGCGCATCCTCCCGAGCGGTGGGAGCCGCTTTTGCCCTATGTGCGGCCGGTGCTGCGATCCGGGAGGTTGGAGGCGGGGCGGACCTATGAGACCGAGGTGGCGCACGCCTGGATGCTCTACCTCGATGGGGAGGTCGACGCGGCGCATCTTCCGGCGGTTGAGGCGGTGTTGGGGCCTTACCGGCCTATCCTTGAGGCGCGACGCGAGGTGCGTTTGGGAAAGATGCCCTGGTATCGGCTGCACTGGCCGCGCGATGCGCGGGCGATGCGCACGCCGAAGTTGGTGGTGCCGCGACGCGCAAAACATCCCTGCTTTGCGCTGGACTTAAGCGGCGCGGTGGTCTCCAGCGACTGCACCTTTCTGGTCGCACCGGATCATGTGCAGGACACACGGCGCTACCTGCGGGCGTTGATGGCGGAGCTCAACAGCGAAGAGACCGAGCGCTACCTGCGGGTCTTTGGCAAACGAAAGGGGGAGCTGCTGGAGTTTTACAGCTCCCCGCTTCGCGAGCTGCCCGTGGTGGGCTGGCCTGCTGTTGAATGA
- a CDS encoding serine/threonine-protein kinase has product MTTLSLSTPGTRLADRYELTEAIGEGGFGMVYRARQLNVDRDVAIKILPPRFASVDDVVERFRREARLASRLQHPNTITVHDYGQQDDLFFIVMELLRGQDLADCLQESAPLDLPRVLHIARQTLGSLQEAHDQGIVHRDLKPENIFLTQIGDDPNFVKVLDFGIAKMAQGGLETPTEPGARQLTMTGSTVGTPPYMSPEQAAGEEVDPQTDIYALGIILFEMLNGHPPFSDPNPVKVMRAHLFEPLPVFSNAALRNTRLESVVRRALEKDRANRFQNAAELLDALAQPDLTQRAPGFAPLGGGREHTSTPTPAAASTGENHAEDAVPFGDMRRQPVETPPPGITRGGSSSTSSIITVLEPPAPRDEVIVLTRRKEHPTPIAASSRQPTPAPHTDLETPHNARPQQPTPAPATSPDDVWTWADDATPDASGSQLLVSPYERPQSGGTGLKFALALTLIIALVALVILGALGHLPL; this is encoded by the coding sequence ATGACGACGCTCTCCCTCTCGACACCGGGCACTCGCCTGGCCGACCGCTACGAGCTCACCGAAGCCATCGGCGAGGGCGGCTTCGGCATGGTTTACCGCGCCCGTCAGCTCAATGTCGACCGAGACGTCGCCATCAAAATCCTTCCGCCGCGCTTCGCGTCGGTCGATGATGTCGTCGAGCGTTTCCGCCGCGAGGCCCGCCTGGCCAGCCGTCTTCAGCACCCCAACACGATCACGGTTCACGACTACGGGCAGCAAGACGATCTCTTCTTCATCGTCATGGAGCTCCTCCGCGGCCAGGACCTCGCGGACTGCCTCCAGGAGTCGGCCCCCCTCGATCTTCCCCGGGTCCTGCACATCGCTCGCCAGACCCTGGGCAGCCTCCAGGAAGCCCACGACCAGGGCATCGTCCACCGCGACCTCAAGCCCGAAAACATCTTCCTCACGCAGATCGGCGACGATCCGAACTTCGTCAAAGTCCTCGACTTCGGCATCGCGAAGATGGCCCAGGGAGGCCTGGAGACGCCCACCGAGCCGGGCGCGCGTCAGCTCACCATGACGGGCTCGACCGTCGGTACGCCTCCCTACATGTCGCCGGAACAAGCCGCCGGCGAAGAAGTTGATCCGCAGACCGACATCTACGCGCTGGGCATCATTCTGTTTGAGATGCTCAACGGCCACCCGCCTTTCAGCGATCCCAACCCGGTGAAGGTGATGCGCGCGCACCTCTTTGAGCCGCTCCCCGTCTTCTCCAACGCCGCGCTCCGAAACACTCGCCTGGAGTCGGTCGTGCGGCGCGCGCTGGAGAAAGACCGCGCGAACCGCTTTCAAAACGCCGCGGAGCTCCTCGACGCGCTCGCACAGCCCGACCTCACGCAGCGCGCGCCGGGCTTTGCGCCCCTGGGCGGCGGACGCGAGCACACATCGACACCCACACCCGCAGCGGCGTCCACGGGGGAAAATCACGCCGAAGACGCCGTCCCCTTTGGCGATATGCGCCGCCAGCCCGTCGAAACGCCTCCCCCGGGCATCACCCGAGGTGGGAGTTCTTCGACCTCATCGATCATCACTGTGCTCGAGCCGCCTGCGCCGCGCGATGAGGTCATTGTGCTGACCCGCCGCAAAGAGCACCCCACACCGATCGCCGCGAGCTCGCGCCAGCCCACGCCCGCCCCCCACACCGATCTCGAAACGCCCCACAACGCGCGGCCTCAGCAGCCGACCCCGGCCCCCGCAACCTCCCCCGACGATGTCTGGACCTGGGCCGATGACGCCACCCCCGACGCCAGCGGCTCGCAGCTGCTCGTCTCCCCCTACGAGCGCCCCCAATCGGGCGGCACCGGCCTGAAGTTCGCGCTGGCGCTCACGCTGATCATCGCGCTTGTCGCGCTCGTGATCCTCGGCGCCCTCGGCCACCTGCCCCTCTAA
- the udk gene encoding uridine kinase — protein sequence MSSTSPILVGIAGGTGSGKTTVVRRILEAFDEDVICLDMDSYYRDLSEMPKEERRKFNFDHPDAFDTELFIQHLQDLSAGRAVKKPVYSFAESVRTSEVVEVEPAPIVIVEGILVLADARVRDLLEVKIFVDADDDIRFIRRLERDVAERGRTLESVISQYQRTVRPMHYSFVEPSKRYADVIIPRGGKNDIAINMVVADITSRLTHIKVRNQLDLI from the coding sequence GTGAGCAGTACAAGTCCTATTTTAGTCGGAATTGCCGGGGGCACCGGTTCGGGAAAGACCACGGTGGTGCGCCGTATTCTGGAGGCGTTCGACGAGGACGTGATCTGCCTGGATATGGACTCGTATTACCGCGACTTGAGCGAGATGCCCAAAGAGGAGCGTCGCAAGTTCAACTTCGACCACCCCGACGCGTTTGACACAGAGCTCTTCATTCAGCATTTGCAGGATCTTTCGGCGGGCCGGGCGGTCAAAAAGCCCGTGTACAGCTTTGCCGAGTCGGTCCGCACCTCCGAGGTGGTGGAGGTGGAGCCGGCACCCATCGTGATCGTCGAGGGCATCCTGGTGCTCGCCGATGCGCGGGTGCGCGATCTTCTGGAGGTGAAGATCTTTGTCGACGCCGACGATGATATTCGCTTTATCCGTCGTCTGGAGCGCGATGTGGCCGAGCGCGGTCGCACCCTGGAGTCGGTGATCTCGCAGTACCAGCGCACGGTGCGCCCGATGCATTACAGCTTTGTGGAGCCGAGCAAGCGCTACGCCGACGTGATCATCCCGCGCGGCGGCAAGAATGATATCGCCATCAATATGGTGGTAGCCGACATCACCTCGAGGCTGACGCATATCAAGGTGCGCAATCAGCTCGATTTGATCTGA
- a CDS encoding OmpH family outer membrane protein produces the protein MSSMQLSKSMGRLMVALMMAAAVILGGLSTASAQDVKIGYVDMQEALNSIEEGKRVKARLEREFQQRQERLDTKQNEVLEMRQELEQQAMMLSEEARQERVMALQGRMQELQELYLQLQNELAQQEAEATKGIFDKMRAIIRTMAREQNYTLILERTESSVLYAADGMNLTDELVRRYNAAHQ, from the coding sequence ATGAGCAGCATGCAACTGAGCAAGTCGATGGGCCGCCTGATGGTGGCGTTGATGATGGCCGCCGCCGTGATTCTGGGGGGGCTGTCGACGGCCAGCGCCCAGGATGTGAAGATCGGCTATGTCGATATGCAGGAGGCGCTCAACTCCATTGAGGAGGGCAAGCGCGTAAAGGCTCGTCTGGAGCGCGAGTTTCAGCAGCGCCAGGAACGCCTCGACACCAAGCAGAATGAAGTTCTGGAGATGCGTCAGGAGCTTGAGCAGCAGGCGATGATGCTCTCGGAGGAGGCCCGCCAGGAGCGCGTGATGGCGCTTCAGGGGCGGATGCAGGAACTTCAGGAGCTCTACCTGCAGCTCCAGAACGAGCTCGCGCAGCAGGAGGCTGAGGCCACCAAGGGCATCTTTGACAAGATGCGCGCGATCATTCGCACGATGGCCCGCGAGCAGAACTACACCTTGATTCTGGAGCGCACCGAGTCCTCGGTGCTCTACGCGGCCGACGGCATGAACCTGACCGACGAGCTTGTGCGTCGTTACAACGCGGCTCACCAGTAA
- the bamA gene encoding outer membrane protein assembly factor BamA, which yields MVDGKLRAALLLCALVGLIGMPTALHAQGMPQLERPEILDSAPVAPRQTAQLPSGEAGTEGQDIAEVRVQGNRRVEAASILDRARQRAGMALSREQVSEDIRRIFALGYFDDVRVDATATDQGVVLTYIVDEKPAIDAIRYRGNDAVSTEDIEEVVELQRFAIANFADINRSATAIQELYREKGHYLAEVDYEIDSVEGREDLAVVTFEIREYSRVRVKRVTILGNSEIEDAELKNIMATREGHWLSFLTKFGNFREQDFQDDLQRLVLYYYHNGYLQVQVDEPTIRLSRDKRDLYLTIRIDEGVQHYLNEVNIQGDLLADEEQLREMIELESDDVLLWGDMQMGIQRIQRFYQDAGYANARVLPQPIPTQEDPSRVNLALTITQGPLVSIGRIEVVGNIKTRDKVVRRELVIEEGQLYSASAIEQSRARVERLGYFEQVTVTSQPTSSPDVVDLRIEIKERPTGTFQIGAGLSSQESFIFQGQVSQENLLGRGQSLALSIQASGIRRLFNLRFSEPWLLGSRWQFAVDLYNFDYLYQDFSRVSTGGNLTFGYPLGELLGLEIGDALSTSLTYKLEDVQVEPGGYSGTNVQPASPLFTGGLTSSVRLGAYLDTRDNRIFPRRGMYHSARVEVADGTLTASENEFIKYDLDARFYFPLFWNMVLRLNGNLGFVTSTSSERPVPIFERYFAGGPDTIRGFDRYTLGPSRRVPGSSDDPSGGLSEFHYGGNKRLVLTAEVEFPILAAGNVTGVVFTDVGNAFDDGTPFTLKLDLMSDDANRYADALRTTVGFGVRWFSPIGPLRFEWGVPLQKLSGEKPLVFDFSIQNAF from the coding sequence ATGGTTGATGGAAAGCTAAGGGCGGCGCTGCTGCTATGCGCACTTGTGGGGCTGATCGGGATGCCGACGGCGCTGCACGCCCAGGGGATGCCGCAGCTGGAGCGCCCCGAGATTCTGGATAGTGCGCCGGTGGCGCCGCGTCAGACGGCGCAGTTGCCGAGCGGCGAAGCCGGCACCGAGGGCCAGGACATCGCCGAGGTGCGCGTCCAGGGAAACCGCCGTGTGGAGGCGGCCTCCATCCTCGACCGCGCTCGCCAGCGAGCCGGTATGGCCCTCTCGCGCGAGCAGGTCAGTGAGGATATTCGGCGCATCTTTGCGCTGGGATATTTCGATGATGTCCGGGTCGACGCGACCGCCACCGATCAGGGGGTGGTGCTGACTTACATCGTCGACGAGAAGCCGGCGATCGACGCCATCCGCTACCGCGGCAACGACGCCGTGAGCACCGAAGATATCGAAGAGGTGGTGGAGCTGCAGCGCTTCGCCATCGCGAACTTCGCCGACATCAACCGCAGCGCCACCGCCATCCAGGAGCTCTACCGCGAGAAGGGCCATTACCTGGCTGAGGTCGACTACGAGATCGACAGCGTGGAAGGCCGCGAAGATCTGGCGGTGGTCACCTTCGAGATCCGCGAATACTCCAGGGTTCGCGTCAAACGGGTGACGATCCTCGGTAACTCCGAGATCGAAGACGCCGAACTCAAAAACATCATGGCCACCCGCGAGGGGCACTGGCTGTCGTTTCTGACGAAGTTCGGAAACTTCCGGGAGCAGGACTTCCAGGACGATCTGCAGCGCCTGGTGCTCTACTACTACCACAACGGTTATCTGCAGGTTCAGGTCGATGAGCCGACGATTCGACTCTCACGTGATAAGCGCGACCTCTACCTGACGATCCGCATCGATGAGGGCGTCCAGCATTACCTCAATGAGGTCAACATTCAGGGTGACCTGCTCGCGGACGAAGAACAGCTCCGCGAGATGATCGAGCTTGAGTCCGATGACGTGTTGCTCTGGGGCGATATGCAGATGGGCATTCAGCGCATCCAGCGTTTTTATCAGGATGCCGGTTATGCCAACGCGCGCGTGCTGCCGCAGCCCATTCCCACCCAGGAAGACCCCTCGCGGGTGAACCTGGCGCTGACGATCACGCAGGGGCCGCTGGTCTCGATCGGGCGCATCGAAGTCGTGGGCAACATAAAGACCCGTGATAAGGTCGTGCGCCGCGAGCTTGTGATTGAGGAAGGGCAGCTTTATTCGGCCAGCGCCATCGAGCAGTCGCGAGCGCGTGTGGAGCGCCTGGGTTATTTTGAGCAAGTCACTGTGACCAGCCAGCCCACGTCTTCGCCCGATGTGGTGGACCTGCGCATCGAGATCAAAGAGCGCCCCACCGGCACCTTCCAGATCGGCGCGGGCCTCTCCAGCCAGGAGAGCTTCATCTTCCAGGGGCAGGTCTCCCAGGAGAACCTGCTGGGGCGCGGTCAGTCGCTGGCGTTGAGCATTCAGGCCTCGGGGATTCGGCGACTCTTTAACCTGCGCTTCTCCGAGCCCTGGTTGCTGGGCAGCCGCTGGCAGTTTGCGGTGGACCTCTACAACTTCGATTACCTCTACCAGGACTTCTCGCGCGTCTCGACCGGGGGCAACCTCACCTTCGGCTACCCGCTTGGCGAGCTGCTGGGGCTGGAGATCGGTGACGCGCTCTCAACCTCGCTGACCTACAAGCTCGAAGATGTTCAGGTGGAGCCGGGCGGCTACTCCGGCACCAACGTGCAGCCGGCCTCGCCACTCTTTACGGGCGGTCTGACGAGCAGTGTGCGCCTGGGGGCTTACCTTGATACGCGCGACAACCGCATCTTCCCCAGGCGCGGGATGTACCACTCGGCGCGGGTTGAAGTTGCCGATGGCACGCTGACGGCCAGTGAGAATGAGTTCATCAAGTATGACCTCGATGCGCGCTTCTACTTCCCGCTCTTCTGGAACATGGTGCTGCGCCTCAACGGCAACCTGGGCTTTGTCACGAGCACCTCATCGGAGCGCCCCGTGCCGATCTTCGAGCGCTACTTTGCAGGCGGGCCCGACACCATTCGCGGTTTTGATCGCTACACGCTCGGACCGAGCCGGCGCGTGCCCGGGTCGAGCGATGACCCCTCGGGCGGGCTGAGCGAGTTCCACTACGGCGGCAACAAACGCCTTGTGCTGACCGCCGAGGTCGAGTTTCCGATCCTCGCCGCGGGCAACGTGACCGGGGTGGTCTTTACGGATGTGGGGAATGCATTTGACGATGGGACCCCTTTCACCCTCAAGCTCGACCTGATGAGCGACGACGCCAACCGCTACGCCGATGCGCTGCGCACGACGGTGGGCTTCGGGGTGCGCTGGTTCAGTCCGATCGGGCCGCTGCGCTTTGAATGGGGTGTGCCCCTGCAGAAGCTCTCGGGTGAGAAGCCGCTGGTGTTTGATTTCAGCATTCAGAACGCATTTTAA
- a CDS encoding FtsX-like permease family protein, with amino-acid sequence MSYESFVGRRYLMAKQRSRVVSIITLIAVSGVALGVTALIVVLSVMGGFRADLTSKILGAKAHVVIQQPDFGPLDDANAVADRALEVEGVVGASPFIESEVMVSSPTNLSGVVLRGIDVDRVGTVTDLLENLEKGELSNLRDSRGMMERIEEERDEELEVLLDRLDKESKELRETIDAKRGATGVSDDFMPAPDEDLPPLIDLDEVSDETPQPQAERGGDEGFMPPLFDDSGAEAWDLPALPGEEGDEAGGEMPGIVDEAPQDDGRLPGLIIGTELATSLQVRLGDEVNVVTPRGEMGPSGPIPRSRPFRIVGVFYSGMYEYDANAAFTSLDDAARLLDFEGATGVELRTDNVEEVLAVGERLREIFSPELRVMDWQQMNSSLFFALKLEKIAMFLVLIFIILVASFSIVAMLIMIVIEKAREIAILKSMGASDGGIMRVFMFQGVVIGAVGAAAGLGMGLLICYLLQTVGLPLDSEVYYISTLPVEVDRLEVVAVVLSTILISFLATLYPSYQAAKMRPVEGLRYD; translated from the coding sequence ATGTCTTATGAGAGCTTCGTCGGCCGTCGTTATTTGATGGCCAAACAGCGCAGCCGCGTCGTCTCGATCATCACATTGATCGCGGTCAGCGGTGTGGCGCTGGGCGTGACGGCGTTGATCGTCGTGCTCAGTGTGATGGGAGGCTTCCGCGCCGACCTCACCAGCAAAATTCTGGGGGCGAAGGCCCATGTGGTCATCCAGCAGCCGGATTTTGGCCCGCTCGATGACGCCAACGCCGTGGCCGACCGCGCTCTGGAGGTCGAAGGCGTTGTCGGCGCCTCCCCATTTATCGAGAGCGAGGTGATGGTCTCCTCGCCGACCAACCTGAGCGGCGTGGTGCTTCGTGGCATCGACGTCGATCGGGTGGGGACGGTCACCGATCTTCTGGAAAACCTTGAGAAAGGGGAGCTCTCCAACCTGCGTGATTCGCGCGGGATGATGGAACGCATCGAGGAGGAGCGTGACGAAGAGCTCGAAGTTCTGCTCGATCGGCTCGATAAGGAGAGCAAGGAGCTGCGCGAGACCATCGACGCGAAGCGCGGCGCGACGGGTGTCAGCGACGACTTTATGCCGGCACCCGACGAGGACCTGCCTCCGCTCATCGACCTCGATGAGGTCAGCGATGAGACGCCGCAGCCGCAGGCCGAGCGCGGCGGTGATGAGGGGTTTATGCCGCCGCTCTTTGACGACAGCGGCGCAGAGGCCTGGGATTTGCCCGCGCTGCCCGGCGAGGAGGGCGATGAGGCCGGTGGCGAGATGCCGGGCATTGTTGATGAAGCGCCGCAGGATGATGGGCGGCTTCCCGGTTTGATCATCGGGACCGAGCTCGCAACCTCGCTGCAGGTGCGTCTGGGCGATGAGGTCAACGTGGTCACGCCCCGTGGCGAGATGGGACCCTCGGGACCTATCCCGCGGAGCCGGCCCTTTCGCATTGTCGGGGTGTTTTACAGCGGGATGTACGAATACGACGCCAACGCGGCGTTTACCTCGCTCGATGACGCCGCGCGCCTGCTCGACTTTGAGGGGGCCACCGGCGTGGAGCTTCGCACCGACAACGTCGAGGAGGTTCTGGCGGTGGGGGAGCGCCTGCGTGAGATCTTCTCGCCAGAGCTTCGCGTGATGGACTGGCAGCAGATGAACAGCAGCCTCTTCTTTGCGCTCAAGCTCGAGAAGATCGCGATGTTCCTGGTGCTGATCTTCATCATCCTGGTCGCGAGTTTTAGCATCGTGGCGATGCTGATCATGATCGTCATCGAGAAGGCCCGTGAGATCGCCATCCTCAAGTCGATGGGGGCCAGCGACGGCGGCATCATGCGCGTCTTTATGTTCCAGGGGGTGGTGATCGGGGCGGTGGGCGCGGCGGCCGGGCTGGGGATGGGGCTTTTGATTTGCTACTTGCTCCAGACGGTGGGCCTGCCGCTGGACTCCGAGGTTTATTATATCTCGACCCTTCCGGTTGAGGTTGACCGCCTGGAGGTTGTGGCGGTGGTGTTGAGCACCATCCTGATCAGCTTCCTGGCCACATTGTATCCATCGTACCAGGCCGCGAAGATGCGTCCGGTAGAGGGGCTTCGTTATGACTGA
- the prfB gene encoding peptide chain release factor 2 (programmed frameshift) — MTREEIRSSISDLRQRLVELGGIFDLAQKKARIEELDAISQDPEFWNDAERAQTTMKERGELVDVIERYETQLESLDEAELYLELAAEADGDPQALADAGQLITETKSAVQSLETRRMLSGEHDDHNAFVSINAGAGGTESQDWASILLRMYLRYVEQKGWQVEVTDQQAGDEAGIKSADLHVTGDFAFGHLKAEAGVHRLVRISPFDSAKRRHTSFAAVSVAPEIDDDIEIEIKDSDLRIDTYRASGAGGQHVNRTDSAVRFTHIPTGIVVACQNERSQHKNRATAMKMLRAKLYEREMQERRDKAADEHAEQKDVAFGSQIRSYVLHPYKQIKDVRTGYTEGNVDKVLDGGLDPFVEAYLLKAGGQSEGDEAAEA, encoded by the exons ATGACCCGTGAAGAGATTCGCTCGAGTATCAGCGATCTTCGTCAACGGCTGGTTGAGCTC GGAGGTATCTTTGACCTGGCTCAAAAGAAAGCCAGGATCGAAGAACTCGATGCGATAAGCCAGGACCCGGAGTTCTGGAACGATGCAGAGCGCGCTCAGACGACGATGAAAGAGCGCGGTGAGCTGGTCGATGTGATCGAGCGTTACGAGACGCAGCTCGAGAGTCTGGATGAGGCGGAGCTCTACCTGGAGCTTGCCGCTGAGGCCGATGGCGATCCGCAGGCCCTTGCCGACGCCGGTCAGCTTATTACGGAGACGAAGAGCGCGGTCCAGAGTCTGGAGACGCGCCGGATGCTCAGTGGCGAGCACGACGACCACAACGCCTTTGTCTCGATCAACGCCGGGGCAGGGGGCACCGAGAGCCAGGACTGGGCCTCGATTCTCCTGCGGATGTACCTGCGGTACGTCGAGCAGAAGGGCTGGCAGGTGGAAGTCACCGACCAGCAGGCCGGCGATGAGGCGGGGATCAAGAGCGCCGACCTGCACGTCACCGGCGACTTTGCGTTCGGTCATCTCAAAGCCGAGGCCGGCGTGCATCGCCTGGTGCGCATCAGCCCCTTTGACAGCGCGAAGCGTCGGCATACCAGCTTTGCGGCGGTGTCGGTGGCCCCCGAGATCGATGACGATATCGAGATCGAGATCAAAGATAGCGATCTGCGCATCGACACCTACCGCGCCTCCGGTGCCGGTGGTCAGCACGTTAACCGAACCGACTCCGCGGTGCGTTTTACGCACATCCCCACCGGGATTGTGGTGGCCTGTCAGAATGAGCGCTCCCAGCATAAAAACCGCGCCACAGCGATGAAGATGCTTCGCGCCAAACTCTACGAGCGCGAGATGCAGGAGCGCCGCGACAAGGCCGCTGATGAGCACGCCGAGCAGAAGGATGTGGCCTTCGGTAGCCAGATTCGCTCTTACGTGCTGCACCCCTACAAGCAGATCAAAGACGTTCGCACCGGCTACACCGAGGGCAACGTCGATAAGGTGCTCGACGGGGGCCTCGACCCCTTCGTGGAAGCCTACCTGCTTAAGGCGGGCGGACAATCTGAGGGTGATGAAGCGGCCGAAGCGTAA
- the eno gene encoding phosphopyruvate hydratase: MTEIVDIVAREILDSRGNPTVECDVYLESGAMGRAAVPSGASTGEHEAIELRDGDKARYLGKGVQQAVENIHEEIAPELIGEDSANQRRIDDILLGLDGTENKSRLGANALLAVSLASAYAASEALGLSLYRYIGGLQATVMPVPMMNIINGGSHADNSVDIQEFMVMPVGAGSLTEAVRCGAEIFHALKSVLKGQGYSTSVGDEGGFAPNLKSNREALDRIMEAIEKAGYKAGEDVVLALDCAASEFFDKESKTYKLAGEGRELDVAKMIDFYEELVSAYPIASIEDGLDENDWEGWKKLTDRLGKKVQLVGDDLFVTNTRTLARGIEKGVGNSILIKVNQIGTLSETLDAVELAHRNGYTAVISHRSGETEDTTIAHLAVATASGQIKTGSLSRSDRVAKYNELIRIEEQLGATASYPGASIFKK; this comes from the coding sequence ATGACTGAGATTGTCGATATTGTTGCCCGTGAGATTCTCGACAGCCGCGGTAACCCCACCGTGGAGTGTGATGTTTATCTGGAGAGTGGCGCGATGGGACGCGCGGCGGTCCCCAGCGGTGCTTCCACCGGGGAGCACGAGGCCATTGAGCTTCGCGATGGGGATAAGGCGCGCTACCTCGGCAAGGGCGTTCAGCAGGCCGTGGAGAACATCCACGAGGAGATCGCCCCGGAGCTTATCGGCGAGGACAGCGCGAACCAGCGTCGCATCGACGACATTCTGCTTGGCCTTGATGGGACCGAGAATAAGAGCCGCCTGGGCGCGAACGCGCTTCTGGCGGTGAGTCTGGCGTCGGCCTACGCCGCGTCGGAGGCGCTGGGGCTTTCGCTCTACCGCTACATCGGCGGCTTGCAGGCCACGGTGATGCCGGTGCCGATGATGAACATCATCAACGGCGGCTCTCACGCCGACAACAGCGTCGACATTCAGGAGTTCATGGTCATGCCCGTGGGAGCCGGCTCGCTGACCGAGGCGGTGCGCTGTGGCGCGGAGATCTTCCACGCCCTTAAGAGCGTGCTCAAAGGCCAGGGCTACTCCACCTCGGTGGGCGATGAGGGCGGGTTTGCGCCCAACCTCAAGAGCAACCGCGAGGCCCTCGACCGCATCATGGAAGCCATCGAGAAGGCTGGCTACAAAGCCGGCGAAGACGTCGTGCTTGCGCTGGACTGCGCCGCCAGTGAGTTCTTCGACAAAGAGTCCAAGACCTACAAGCTCGCCGGGGAGGGCCGTGAGCTCGACGTGGCGAAGATGATTGATTTCTACGAAGAGCTGGTCAGCGCCTACCCGATCGCCAGCATCGAGGATGGTCTCGACGAGAACGACTGGGAGGGCTGGAAGAAGCTCACCGACCGCCTGGGCAAGAAGGTGCAGCTGGTCGGCGACGACCTCTTTGTGACCAACACCAGGACGCTCGCCCGCGGCATTGAAAAGGGCGTGGGGAACTCGATCCTGATCAAGGTCAACCAGATCGGCACGCTCAGTGAGACGCTGGATGCGGTGGAGCTCGCGCATCGCAACGGCTACACCGCCGTGATCAGCCACCGCTCCGGGGAGACCGAAGATACCACCATCGCGCACCTGGCGGTGGCCACGGCCAGCGGCCAGATCAAGACCGGGAGCCTCTCGCGCTCCGACCGGGTCGCCAAGTACAACGAGCTGATCCGCATCGAAGAGCAGCTCGGCGCGACCGCGAGTTACCCCGGCGCGTCGATCTTTAAGAAGTAA